TCCAACTGGTAACTTACAGGGATAATAGGGAATCCGGAAAGTCTGCTGAGATGAATGACCCCTTCTTGGAAAGTGTAACAAGGTCCTCTTGGTCCATCTGGGGTAACCGCTATATCATAGCCTTTTTTCTTTGCCGCTTGTATAGCTGTTTTGAACGCAGAAACTCCTTTTTTTGAAGAAGATCCGGCTGCAGGAATGAGGTTGAACTCGCCAAGGAGTCGGCTGAGAAATTTCCCATCGTTACTGCTGCTTACAAGAGCAATAAGTTTTCTTTTTGGAAAATGTTTTCTGTAAAGATAAGGCATGAGCAGTATGCGGTTGTGCCAAAAAGAGAAGATAAGAGGGGTAGATGGGGGTGAGTCGACTATGCCTATGGGGTCATGAAGATCGTAAGAAATCGTGCAAGCCCAGCTTCGAATAAAAGCACTTGCCACTGCAGGTGAAAAGCTGCCTCTCATCCATTTTCTTGTTTCTGTTATCAAAGAAGAGATGGAAGATATCGAAGCCATAAAAAAGAACTTAAAAAATATTTTCTTTTAAATTGAAAACCTATTTTTTTTACATTTTCTATAATCCATCATGGGCTCCCTTCAAAGAAGTTTTCCTCTTCTGTTGGTTTGGGTATCTTAATGAGCTTTACCCTTCTAATTTTTTGTGGGCTGACATCTTCAACGACGATTTGGAATCCATCGATTGAGAAGAGTTCGGCTTTTTTGGGTTGTCGTTTTATCTGTTCAAAACACCATTCCGAAACAGTTTGTGTGGTATCCGTGGGCAAAGGCCAATTTGTTTCATTAACAAGATCCCTTAGAGGAAGATCCCCATCGACTATGGCATAATCCTTGGACAGTTCGTATATGGGTCCTTTTTCGATGTCAAATTCATCGCGGATATCACCAACCAGTTCTTCGAGCACATCTTCAAAACTGACCAAGCCGATAACCTTTTCATTTTTGTCCTTTACAATAGCTAGGTGCGTCCTTGCTTTGCGAAATTTTTCGAGCATTACAGGCAGGGGTGTAGAGGGGGAGAAGATGAGAGCAGGCCTGATTATGGCAGAAAGCTTTGTCTGGTCTCCAAGGGCTATGTATTGCCATAAAAGCTCTTGAAGAAGGACCATGCCGACAAGATTGTCAATCGTCTTATCGCATACGGGGAATCGGCTGTATCCAGACCTTTGAGCGATCTTAAGGTTTTCTTGAATGGATTCGTTAAGCCAGAGGACAACGACTCTTTCCTTAGGGATCATGACTTGTTGAGCGGTTGTATTTTTCAGCCGTAACGCCTTGATCATAATGCTGTTGATCAGTTCATCGAAGGGATGAGCATGCGGTGAATGCATGATGATCTGCTGGAGTTCTTCCATTGAGATTCCTTGACCGAAACGGGTGGGAGACTTGGGAGGTTCAAAACCAAGAAGTCTGAGGGCTAAATTAGCAGAAATATTGAGGAGGGCTATTGCGGGGTAAAAAAGGAGAAATGTTAAGGAAAGGATTGGACTGGTGAAAAGAATGATTCTTCGAGCATATTGGAGGGCCAGAAATTTAGGGGCAAGTTCTCCAAGGGCAATGGAAAAAAATGTGATCAAACAGAGAGCAAAAAAATAGGAAAGGGAATTGACGGTCAGTTCATGGGATAAGCCGGTCCTTAAAAGAAGTTCTTTTATCCATCCGGCAACAGTAGGTTCTGCTATCCATCCTAACCCCAAGCTTGAAAGAGTAATACCGATTTGCGTAGCGGATAGAAAAAGAGGAGGATTTTGGACAATTTTTAAAGCCAGAGGCAGACGCCAATCCTTTGCTTTTAAGAGGGGTTTTAGTTCAGTTATTCTTACTTTTACAATGGCGAATTCGGCAGCAACAAAAAACCCATTAGCAAGAATAAGAAGAATAATAAGAACAGGCTTCCAACTTATTTCAAACCAATTGTGCATTACCAGAATAAAATTTTAATAAAAACTGGATTAAGAAGTTCTTTTTAAGAAGAGCAACGAGCAGGAATTCAGTTTTATTGTTCACTTCTATTTTCTATCTAACACAATTTAGGAATAAAAAGGGAGAAAATAAAAATTCCCATTTGAATGCCTTTTTATTGTTTTCAGAACAACATAAAGATATATTTTTTTTTGATTTGTGACCAAGCTCATATCTAGCGATAATATTTTTTTATATGCATAGGCGGGATGACCTGAGCATCAAAGATTAAATCCTCTATTCTTCCAAAAGCTTGGTTGAGAATGAACAGTGGTTTTGCTGAAGAAAAGTTGTACAGAGAAGCACTCCAATTTCTTGGACAAACAAGAAAGATGGGGATGAAACTGGGTTTGCAAAACATAGAGAGGCTTGCCCAGGAAATGGGTAATCCGCATAAAAATTTGAATTTTATTCATATTGCTGGAACTAATGGTAAAGGATCAACAGCCGCTTTTATAGCTTCAGCAATGAAAGCCAGCGGGATAAAAACAGGCCTTTATAGTTCTCCTCATCTTATTTCAATAAGGGAAAGAATACAGGTTAATGGAAAATCCATTACCAAGTTACAATTTAGTCGTTGGATATCGGAAATTCAAGAAAAGATTCAAAATATCAGGCTGAATCAAAAGGAATTTGCATGCACTTTTTTTGAAATCCTTACAATGGTTGCTATTCTTGAATTTTCAAGATGTAAAGTTGATTGGGTAATATGGGAAACAGGATTGGGGGGTCGATTGGATGCGACCAATTTCATTGTTCCAAGACTTTCTGTCATTACCAATATCGACTATGACCATACCCAATATCTTGGAGACTCCCTGGAGTTGATAGCCGCTGAAAAAGCGGGGATTATAAAAAAAGGGGTACCTGTGGTAGTGGGAAATTTGAGAGGGGAAGCCTTGGAAGTGATCCGAAATCATGCAGCCAAAAACGAGGCACCCTTGGTGGAAGTCTGCCAAACCGTTTCCATGAGGACCATCAAATTGGATTATAAAGAACATTGGGTCGAAATTTCGGGCTATCCCTTTTGTTTAGGATTAAGAGGATCTCATCAGCTTGAAAATGCGGCTTGTGCATTTGTCTGTTTGCAGCTTCTTTTTTCTGGAGATAACCATTTATCCTTACAAAATATTCAACAAGGCTTTAAGACAGTTTGCTGGCCAGGCCGATTCCATCTCCTTTGGGAAAATCCTTTGTGTATTATTGATGGTGCACATAACGAGGCTGCTATTGATCGACTTGTGGCCAGTTGGGAAAAGATTTTTGGTAATGAACCTTATCATTTAGTTTTTGGAGTACTCAGGGATAAGAACTTTGCCTTAATGTCGAATATCTTGAAAAAAAAAGCCAAAGCGGTAACATTAATCAAACCCCCCACTTCAAGAGGATTAGATCCCTTGGAACTTGTTCCTTTTTTTGATGATCTCAAAATTCAGATCTGTTCTTCTTGGCATGACTTTAAGTTGTCTTTGGGTAAGACTTCTTTGCCTATCTTGGTCACCGGTTCTCTTTATTTGATTGGTCATATTCTGGTTGAAGAATACGGAGAAGAAGAAGAATATAGATGGAATGAACTCCTTGATGGATAAACCTTGATGAGTTTCATTTTCAAACCCAGAGTTAAAAAGAAAAAGCCTGCACTGTTTTTTGATCTTGTGGGCACCCTGTTGGATGTAGCCCAACCTGTTGGGGAAGTCTATTCAAAAATGCTTAAGGAGTATGGAATAGATAGCGATCCTAGGCTACTGCAAAAAAATTTTATGGTCATTTTCGAGGCCATGAAAAAAAGACCCAATGGATCAATTCCCAAAAATGGAGAGGATAAAGCGTTTTGGTTTGAACTGGTCAGTTCGGTGTTAAAAGAAAGCCGAATACAGCCAAGTTCCTTCTCAGTTAGGTCTTATTTCGAGGAGCTTTATTTTTATTATTCTAAAAAAGAGGCATGGCGACCCTACCCGGAAGTCGTAAGTGCTCTTGAAAAAATGTCCTCTTCAGGTTTTTCTTTATTTGTTGCCTCCAACTGGGACAACCGCGCTAGGAAGGTCCTCTCAGAATGGGGAATGACCCAATTTTTTAAAGATATATTCTTGTCCGCCGAGTTGGGGATAGCAAAGCCTTCTGCATTGTTTTATAACATCCTTCTTTTAAAAACGAAGAGATATCTCGATTCTTTCTTTTTCATAGAAGATGATCCCCAGATGAAACCTCCTTTTGACCTTGGCAATTATGTTTATGTTTTGAAAAGACCGGAAAAGAATCTTTTTGATTTTTTTTATGAAATTTCAAAAAATTTAATTGATTAATTTTTTTTCTTAATCAATAAGTTTTTAAAAAAAATTATTATAAAATTCGATGACACAACCTCCTCGTTCATATTCTACGATCGGTTTGAAAATATTGATGGGATCAAGTGGGCTTATTTTATTTCTTTTTCTTATAGTGCATATGTTGGGCAACTGGCAGGTCTTTCTTCCCCCTTATTATATGAATACGTATGCCTATTTTTTAAAATCGAAACCGGCTGTCCTCTGGTCCATTCGACTGTTTCTTCTTATGGCTCTGGTTGTTCATGTCATTAGCGCTATCAGATTATGGAAAATCAACCGTCAAGCTAGACCTCAGCCTTATGCTCTGTTACTACCCAATCAAGCAAGTTTTGAGTCTCGAACAATGATTTTTTCTGGACTTGTTATACTGTCTTTTATTTTGTTTCATCTTTACCATTTTACCTTTAAAGCCCCTCCATTTGGGTATTTTAAAAATTTTCTTTATCAATTTGAAAAATCGCAAGTATCGATTCCTGATGTTCGGGCGATGGTTATTGCCGGCTTTCAGAATCCTTGGGTTACTCTCTTTTATATTTTGTCTTTAACGATCTTGTATTTTCATCTAAGGCATGCCCTAGAAAGCTTTCTTAATTCTCTGGGTTTTGTGAACAGCAAATCTTTGCCATGGGAAAGAATCGTTGCCCATGCATTTGCTTTGGTTGTATATGGGGGGTTTCTTATAGTTCCTTTAGCTGTTTTTTTAAGATTGGTTCATTAAATGGTGATTTATTCAAATGCCAAACGCAGATGTTGATAACAAGGGGATAACCCTACCGGATGCAAGGATTCCTTCAGGTCCTTTGAGTGGGAAATGGCAGAAACTCAAGGATAACGTTGCTCTCGTTTCTCCACAAAATCGACCAAAATTCAAGGTTATTGTAGTAGGAACCGGTCTTGCGGGTTCCTCTGCTGCTTCCTCCTTGGGTGAGATGGGATATAATGTAGAAGTTTTCTGTATCCAAGATAGTCCAAGACGAGCCCATAGCGTAGCGGCACAAGGAGGAATAAATGCGGCAAAAAATTATCGTAACGATTGTGATAGCGTTTACAGACTTTTTTATGAAACCATAAAAGGTGGAGATTTTAGGGCTAGAGAAGCAAATGTGTATAGGCTTGCAGAGATTAGTGCAAAAATCATCGATCATTGCGTGGCTTTAGGTGTTCCTTTTGCCCGGGAATATGGGGGAATGTTGGCCAACAGATCATTTGGAGGAGTCCAGGTTTCACGAACTTTCTATGCAAGAGGAGCTACGGGCCAACAGTTGCTTCTTGCCGCTTATAGTTCTCTTAACAGGCAAGTTGCGCTCGGTACGGTCTCAATCCATCCTCGGATGGAAATACTAGACATTGTGATCATCGATGGCCATGCAAAAGGAGTTATTGCCAGGGATCTTGTATCTGGGAGGATAACTGCTCATAGTGCTGATGCTGTTGTTTTGGCCACAGGCGGATATGGGAATATCTATTATTTGTCGACAAATGGTCGCGGTTCGAATGCAACCGCTATTTGGCGAGCTTATAAAAGAGGTGCTGCTTTTGCCAACCCCTGTTTTACTCAAATCCATCCGACATGTATTCCTATCTCTGGAGATTACCAGTCGAAGTTGACATTGATGTCGGAGTCTCTTCGCAATGATGGCCGAATCTGGGTTCCTGCTCGCAAAGGAGAACAAAGATCCCCCTCCAACATTCCAGAGTCTGATCGAGATTATTTCCTCGAAAGACTTTATCCTGCTTATGGCAATCTTGTTCCTCGAGACATTGCTTCAAGGGCAATCAAGAGGATTTGCGACGAGGGTTACGGTGTTGGTCCAGGAGGGCTGGGGGTATATCTTGATTTTTCGGATACAATTAGAAAAAAGGGTGTCGACTATCTTAAGGAACGTTATGGCAATCTCTTTGATATATACAAAGAAATAACTGGCGAGAATGCTTATGTTTCTCCCATGAGAATATATCCAGCGGTTCATTATGTAATGGGGGGGTTATGGGTGGATTATCACTTGATGTCCACCATTCCTGGGTTGTTTGTCATTGGAGAAGCAAATTTTTCTGATCATGGGGCGAATAGACTTGGGGCTAGTGCCTTGATGCAAGGTCTTGCAGATGGTTTCTTTATATTGCCTAATACGATTTGTGACTATCTTGCCAAAGTTGGACCTCGAAAGATATCCACAGAGCGGACTGAATTCAGTTCCTTGGAAAGAGAACTGATAGAAAAAAACAAGAGACTTTTAGAAAACAAAGGCAAAAAAACAGTCAGTCAATTCCATAAGGAGTTAGGGAAAATTCTTTGGGATCATTGTGGGATGATGAGAAATGGTCCAGGGCTTAAAGAAGCGTTTACACAGATTTTAGAACTAAAAGAGCGGTTTATGAAAGAGGTTATGGTGGGAGGAGAACCAGAAGGACTGAATCAATCCTTAGAGTATGCTTTGAGGGTAGCTGATTATTTTGAACTGGCTGAGCTTATGTGCAGGGATGCTTTAAATAGGGAGGAGTCTTGTGGGTGTCATTTCCGGGAAGAATACCAGACTCCTGAAGGGGAGGGAATGCGTAATGACAAAGATTATGGCTATGTTGCTTTGTGGTTTCATGGAGGAAAAGAAGGAAATCCCATTTTAGTTAAAGAACCCCTAGTTTACGAAGAAATTCAATTTAGCACTCGCAGTTATAAATGAAAGTAAGACTGAAGATATGGCGTCAACCCTTTCAAAATAATAAAGAAGGGGGCTTTGCTTTTTATACTCTTGAAGAAGTTAACCCCAACATGTCTTTTCTCGAAATGCTCGATCAGTTGAATAATACCCTTATACTTAAAGGTGACGAACCCATAGCATTTGATTCAGATTGTAGAGAAGGGATTTGTGGGAGCTGCTCACTGATGATCAATGGGAAACCTCATGGACCGGGATATGGTATCACTACATGCCAACTTTACATGAGGCGATTCAAAGACAACGAAGAGATTATTGTTGAGCCCTTTAGAAGCCGAGCTTTCCCCGTTATCAAGGATCTGATTGTGGATCGCTCCGCTTTCGATAGAATCATGCAGGCTGGAGGATATATTTCTGTTTCTACTGGACAAGCTCCCGAGGCAAATACTATCCCTATCCCGCATCATGTCGCGGAAAAAGCTTTTGATGCCGCCCATTGTATAGGTTGTGGAGCATGTGTTGCCGTATGTAAAAATGGCTCAGCTTCTCTTTTTGTTGGGGCTAAAATAACCCATCTTTCTTTGTTGCCACAAGGTCAAGCAGAAAGAAGAAGAAGGATTCTCCAGATGGTTGAACAGGCTGATAAAGAGGGATTTGGAGCTTGTAGTTTTACAAGAGCTTGCGAGGCTGTCTGTCCCAAATCGATTTCTGTAGAAGTCATCTCTAAAATGCATCGTGAATACTTGATCAGTACTTTAATAAAGAGATTGGGTTGGATTTATTGATTGTTTTTATAAAAATGGGAATTTTTATTATTTTCTTTTTTGAAAAGGGAGAAAGTAAAAGAGGAACTCCCAAGAAAGTTGTCTTTTTTTGTCCATAAAGAATAGAAATAAGCAGCCAGTATCTGTTGAAAAAGGTTGTAGAGAATGATAGGTAAAAAGATATCGGGTTGGCTACTAAATACGATGTTTCCGACAACAAGTCCCATTCCATTGTTATTCATTCCCAAGGTATAGGTCATCGTGCGTTTTACTGGTTCCCCAAAGCCAACTATTTTCGATATCCCTAAGCCTGAAATAAATCTCAAAAGACATACAAGAAATGTAACTATGGCAATAAGGAGGAAAAAATCCATGTCAGGTTTATGGACGGCGGTTGGGAGTGAAGTGGTTGCATTGGAATAAATTAAAATGAGCAAGTTGATTTCATTGATGTGTTTGATCAAAGGAAAGAATTTTTTGTAGCGATAATCTCCAGCGACTAGTCTTGCCAGTACTCCCAAACAAGAGGGAAGAACGATATTTAAAACAAGAAATTGGCTATTGAGTTGGGAGTCAAGGTTACTAAAGAGAGTCTCTACCGATTTTCCAGCAATAAACGTGCAAAAATGAATGATCAGTGGAGTCAACAGTGGACTTAAAAGAGTCGAGAAGATAACCATTCCAAGACATAAAGAAAGGTTGGCATTGGAGTTTTGTACCCAAGCTAGAGTAGAGCCAGCAATAGGCATGGCTATAATCAACACAAGTCCTGTATAGAGGTTGTATCTTTCTATTGGATTGTGCCATGGCAAGGAAAAAAGCCAATACAGAGAGACCAAGCTTAAAGGAAGGATAAAATTAACAAGAATTCCTAAGATTAAGGGAAAAGGTTTGAAGAACTGTTCTTTCAGCTCGCTCAATTTTACTCCAAATCCTCCATTGAAAAGGAGTATGAAGAGTTGCAATAGCGGAAAATTTAGCGGCTCCTTAATACCTACAAAATCCAATTGCATAAAGCTGATGTTTCTTAAGAAAAGACCGATTTGTGGAAATAGTGCAGCTAGCAGGTAAGAAAGAATCAGACAGAAAAAAAATCTTTTGTGTATCCAGTCAAAAATTTTGCTTAGACCCATGACCAATAACCATTATTTTGAAGTATAATCGTTAAGTTTGGGGAAAGGTTTCTTTTAATTGGTCATAAAAAGGGTCATTAGCTGAACCTTCCGGTTATATAATCTTCTGTTGGCTTGTGACGGGGATTGGTAAAAAGTTTTTTTGTAGAATCCATTTCGATTAATTTTCCATCTAAAAAGAAAGCCGTAAAGTCAGAA
The DNA window shown above is from Methylacidiphilum caldifontis and carries:
- a CDS encoding lysophospholipid acyltransferase family protein, producing the protein MASISSISSLITETRKWMRGSFSPAVASAFIRSWACTISYDLHDPIGIVDSPPSTPLIFSFWHNRILLMPYLYRKHFPKRKLIALVSSSNDGKFLSRLLGEFNLIPAAGSSSKKGVSAFKTAIQAAKKKGYDIAVTPDGPRGPCYTFQEGVIHLSRLSGFPIIPVSYQLEKKIELRSWDRFQIPFPFTQCTIFVGPLFTVPKNISDHEITLLKKELSKALSR
- a CDS encoding hemolysin family protein — encoded protein: MHNWFEISWKPVLIILLILANGFFVAAEFAIVKVRITELKPLLKAKDWRLPLALKIVQNPPLFLSATQIGITLSSLGLGWIAEPTVAGWIKELLLRTGLSHELTVNSLSYFFALCLITFFSIALGELAPKFLALQYARRIILFTSPILSLTFLLFYPAIALLNISANLALRLLGFEPPKSPTRFGQGISMEELQQIIMHSPHAHPFDELINSIMIKALRLKNTTAQQVMIPKERVVVLWLNESIQENLKIAQRSGYSRFPVCDKTIDNLVGMVLLQELLWQYIALGDQTKLSAIIRPALIFSPSTPLPVMLEKFRKARTHLAIVKDKNEKVIGLVSFEDVLEELVGDIRDEFDIEKGPIYELSKDYAIVDGDLPLRDLVNETNWPLPTDTTQTVSEWCFEQIKRQPKKAELFSIDGFQIVVEDVSPQKIRRVKLIKIPKPTEEENFFEGSP
- a CDS encoding bifunctional folylpolyglutamate synthase/dihydrofolate synthase; translated protein: MNSGFAEEKLYREALQFLGQTRKMGMKLGLQNIERLAQEMGNPHKNLNFIHIAGTNGKGSTAAFIASAMKASGIKTGLYSSPHLISIRERIQVNGKSITKLQFSRWISEIQEKIQNIRLNQKEFACTFFEILTMVAILEFSRCKVDWVIWETGLGGRLDATNFIVPRLSVITNIDYDHTQYLGDSLELIAAEKAGIIKKGVPVVVGNLRGEALEVIRNHAAKNEAPLVEVCQTVSMRTIKLDYKEHWVEISGYPFCLGLRGSHQLENAACAFVCLQLLFSGDNHLSLQNIQQGFKTVCWPGRFHLLWENPLCIIDGAHNEAAIDRLVASWEKIFGNEPYHLVFGVLRDKNFALMSNILKKKAKAVTLIKPPTSRGLDPLELVPFFDDLKIQICSSWHDFKLSLGKTSLPILVTGSLYLIGHILVEEYGEEEEYRWNELLDG
- a CDS encoding HAD hydrolase-like protein: MSFIFKPRVKKKKPALFFDLVGTLLDVAQPVGEVYSKMLKEYGIDSDPRLLQKNFMVIFEAMKKRPNGSIPKNGEDKAFWFELVSSVLKESRIQPSSFSVRSYFEELYFYYSKKEAWRPYPEVVSALEKMSSSGFSLFVASNWDNRARKVLSEWGMTQFFKDIFLSAELGIAKPSALFYNILLLKTKRYLDSFFFIEDDPQMKPPFDLGNYVYVLKRPEKNLFDFFYEISKNLID
- a CDS encoding succinate dehydrogenase cytochrome b subunit translates to MTQPPRSYSTIGLKILMGSSGLILFLFLIVHMLGNWQVFLPPYYMNTYAYFLKSKPAVLWSIRLFLLMALVVHVISAIRLWKINRQARPQPYALLLPNQASFESRTMIFSGLVILSFILFHLYHFTFKAPPFGYFKNFLYQFEKSQVSIPDVRAMVIAGFQNPWVTLFYILSLTILYFHLRHALESFLNSLGFVNSKSLPWERIVAHAFALVVYGGFLIVPLAVFLRLVH
- a CDS encoding fumarate reductase/succinate dehydrogenase flavoprotein subunit; translation: MPNADVDNKGITLPDARIPSGPLSGKWQKLKDNVALVSPQNRPKFKVIVVGTGLAGSSAASSLGEMGYNVEVFCIQDSPRRAHSVAAQGGINAAKNYRNDCDSVYRLFYETIKGGDFRAREANVYRLAEISAKIIDHCVALGVPFAREYGGMLANRSFGGVQVSRTFYARGATGQQLLLAAYSSLNRQVALGTVSIHPRMEILDIVIIDGHAKGVIARDLVSGRITAHSADAVVLATGGYGNIYYLSTNGRGSNATAIWRAYKRGAAFANPCFTQIHPTCIPISGDYQSKLTLMSESLRNDGRIWVPARKGEQRSPSNIPESDRDYFLERLYPAYGNLVPRDIASRAIKRICDEGYGVGPGGLGVYLDFSDTIRKKGVDYLKERYGNLFDIYKEITGENAYVSPMRIYPAVHYVMGGLWVDYHLMSTIPGLFVIGEANFSDHGANRLGASALMQGLADGFFILPNTICDYLAKVGPRKISTERTEFSSLERELIEKNKRLLENKGKKTVSQFHKELGKILWDHCGMMRNGPGLKEAFTQILELKERFMKEVMVGGEPEGLNQSLEYALRVADYFELAELMCRDALNREESCGCHFREEYQTPEGEGMRNDKDYGYVALWFHGGKEGNPILVKEPLVYEEIQFSTRSYK
- a CDS encoding succinate dehydrogenase/fumarate reductase iron-sulfur subunit, which codes for MKVRLKIWRQPFQNNKEGGFAFYTLEEVNPNMSFLEMLDQLNNTLILKGDEPIAFDSDCREGICGSCSLMINGKPHGPGYGITTCQLYMRRFKDNEEIIVEPFRSRAFPVIKDLIVDRSAFDRIMQAGGYISVSTGQAPEANTIPIPHHVAEKAFDAAHCIGCGACVAVCKNGSASLFVGAKITHLSLLPQGQAERRRRILQMVEQADKEGFGACSFTRACEAVCPKSISVEVISKMHREYLISTLIKRLGWIY
- a CDS encoding bile acid:sodium symporter family protein; amino-acid sequence: MGLSKIFDWIHKRFFFCLILSYLLAALFPQIGLFLRNISFMQLDFVGIKEPLNFPLLQLFILLFNGGFGVKLSELKEQFFKPFPLILGILVNFILPLSLVSLYWLFSLPWHNPIERYNLYTGLVLIIAMPIAGSTLAWVQNSNANLSLCLGMVIFSTLLSPLLTPLIIHFCTFIAGKSVETLFSNLDSQLNSQFLVLNIVLPSCLGVLARLVAGDYRYKKFFPLIKHINEINLLILIYSNATTSLPTAVHKPDMDFFLLIAIVTFLVCLLRFISGLGISKIVGFGEPVKRTMTYTLGMNNNGMGLVVGNIVFSSQPDIFLPIILYNLFQQILAAYFYSLWTKKDNFLGSSSFTFSLFKKENNKNSHFYKNNQ